The following proteins are co-located in the Desulfatitalea tepidiphila genome:
- a CDS encoding sigma-54-dependent transcriptional regulator, with translation MENFPILFVDDDQQILDVVAAYLIRNGYGVDTINNGPKALEMIQQKEYAAVFSDLIMPEISGLDLLKSIKEISPATEVIIVTGYGTIESAIEALKRGSYDYLQKPINFERLKILIDRIVEKRALQLENYLIKRRLKDRYNYDQLVGKSAKMQQIYDVIDRISNGSPTVLIQGESGTGKELVANVIHQNSVRRDKPFIPVNCGAIAEGLLESELFGHVKGAFTGAIKDTIGLFKAADGGTIFLDEIAEVQPTLQVKLLRALQEKKIRPVGDTRESEVDVRVIAATNKNLEQAITQKAFREDLYYRLNVISLHMPSLREIREDIPTLVNHFIKKFAKESHRVVDRISPEALDLMMNYDWPGNVRQLENVIERAFALGVGETIEVADLPPELRSMKEKDTILDNNFNLVENEKVLITRALQRTKGNKAEAAKLLGINLTTVYRKVEKYRITDTDALT, from the coding sequence ATGGAAAACTTTCCGATTCTATTCGTCGACGACGATCAACAGATTCTCGATGTCGTCGCAGCCTATCTGATACGCAATGGGTATGGCGTCGATACGATCAATAATGGCCCAAAGGCCCTGGAAATGATCCAGCAGAAGGAGTATGCCGCTGTTTTTTCCGATCTTATCATGCCTGAAATCAGTGGATTGGACCTGCTCAAATCGATCAAGGAGATCAGTCCGGCGACCGAGGTGATCATTGTAACGGGTTATGGAACCATCGAATCGGCCATCGAGGCGTTAAAAAGAGGAAGCTACGATTACCTTCAAAAGCCAATCAATTTCGAAAGGTTAAAGATCCTCATCGACCGGATCGTCGAAAAGCGCGCGCTTCAACTGGAAAACTATTTGATCAAACGGCGACTCAAGGACCGATACAATTACGATCAGTTGGTTGGCAAGAGCGCTAAGATGCAGCAGATTTATGACGTCATCGACCGGATCAGCAATGGCAGTCCGACGGTATTGATACAAGGGGAAAGCGGGACTGGGAAAGAGCTGGTGGCCAATGTCATTCATCAAAACAGCGTGCGTCGCGATAAGCCTTTCATACCGGTCAATTGCGGGGCGATTGCCGAAGGCTTGCTGGAGAGTGAGCTTTTCGGACATGTGAAGGGTGCCTTCACCGGCGCGATCAAAGATACCATCGGCCTTTTCAAGGCCGCGGACGGGGGCACGATTTTTCTGGATGAGATCGCAGAGGTACAGCCGACACTGCAGGTCAAGCTGCTCAGGGCATTGCAGGAGAAAAAGATTCGCCCGGTGGGCGACACCCGCGAGAGCGAGGTGGATGTGCGGGTGATCGCGGCCACCAACAAGAACCTTGAACAGGCCATTACCCAGAAAGCTTTTCGGGAGGATCTCTACTATCGCCTGAATGTCATTTCCCTGCACATGCCGTCCCTGCGCGAGATCCGCGAAGACATTCCCACTTTGGTCAACCATTTCATCAAGAAATTTGCCAAGGAGAGCCACAGGGTGGTCGACCGGATTTCACCTGAGGCACTCGATCTCATGATGAATTATGATTGGCCCGGAAATGTAAGGCAGTTGGAGAACGTGATCGAGCGCGCGTTTGCATTGGGTGTCGGCGAAACGATCGAGGTCGCCGACCTGCCTCCAGAGTTGCGTTCGATGAAAGAAAAGGATACAATACTCGACAATAATTTCAATCTGGTGGAAAATGAAAAGGTGCTCATCACGCGGGCACTGCAGAGAACAAAGGGCAACAAGGCAGAGGCTGCGAAACTTCTTGGGATCAACTTGACCACCGTTTACCGCAAGGTGGAAAAATATCGCATTACCGATACAGATGCCTTGACTTGA
- a CDS encoding ATP-binding protein has product MTAAVTLSENAYWLEHEHDILPIMTALFVEGLETDTNRPIDSQRWKPERSEEVDTARVFRLPTRVKPYSRHVNKLNKKSEVHDFIIKNFKKRTVSSPSQHTIVRHLIGGISHHFNNLLMGIWGNATLIRMQLDPADPRYVHVDQMERLIQSGAFLIHMVLGYLGERRTVAKQMRLNQLISEIKNETGLAAGIDDPWNFEARLKWASQVQQPRIIASSTARVLEVLFQGIEKHCKEIIALEDIDAVTQKKLATIDVLVRRGLDITWKLRLYAGDFPKNQKTRIRFGPMAKRLLKRLGLRYPSIEIYSKISEKLPTIKADRFQLEWAFEEIIVNCVNAMRNGGTLKVTVHTLQDESPKVRCGVHSGGDYLIISVQDSGDGIPSRIKKRIFEPFFANPKLRGKMGLGLAAADGVLRSLRGYIHLQSCAKFGSTFKLYLPYDDTTLLK; this is encoded by the coding sequence ATGACTGCTGCTGTGACATTGTCCGAAAATGCATACTGGCTTGAACATGAGCATGACATCCTCCCGATCATGACCGCACTCTTCGTTGAAGGCTTAGAAACGGACACCAATCGCCCAATCGATAGTCAACGATGGAAACCTGAAAGGTCAGAAGAAGTTGATACGGCGCGAGTGTTCCGGTTGCCTACAAGAGTTAAGCCATACAGCCGACATGTAAATAAACTAAACAAAAAAAGTGAGGTTCATGATTTCATAATTAAAAATTTTAAAAAGCGGACGGTATCATCCCCTTCGCAACATACCATTGTGCGCCACCTAATCGGCGGAATCTCACATCATTTTAATAATCTGTTAATGGGCATATGGGGCAATGCAACTCTTATCCGCATGCAACTTGACCCTGCAGACCCACGCTACGTTCATGTAGATCAGATGGAACGATTGATTCAGAGCGGTGCCTTTTTGATCCATATGGTTTTAGGTTACCTCGGAGAAAGGCGAACCGTTGCAAAACAGATGCGATTGAATCAACTCATATCTGAGATCAAAAATGAGACCGGCCTCGCTGCCGGCATCGATGATCCCTGGAATTTTGAAGCCCGGCTCAAATGGGCCTCTCAGGTACAGCAACCAAGAATAATTGCAAGCAGTACTGCTCGGGTGTTAGAAGTGCTGTTCCAAGGGATTGAAAAGCATTGTAAAGAAATTATAGCGCTTGAAGACATTGATGCTGTAACTCAAAAAAAGCTTGCAACAATTGATGTTTTGGTTAGGAGAGGTCTCGATATCACATGGAAGTTGCGGCTTTACGCAGGTGATTTTCCTAAAAACCAAAAAACGAGAATTAGATTTGGGCCAATGGCCAAACGCCTTCTCAAGCGACTCGGCTTAAGATATCCAAGTATTGAAATATACTCCAAGATCAGCGAAAAGCTTCCGACAATAAAAGCCGATCGGTTTCAGCTGGAATGGGCGTTCGAGGAAATCATAGTCAACTGTGTGAATGCCATGCGCAATGGTGGCACTTTAAAAGTCACTGTCCACACACTTCAAGATGAATCCCCGAAGGTAAGGTGTGGCGTGCACAGCGGGGGTGATTACCTGATAATTAGCGTTCAAGACTCGGGTGATGGTATACCTTCACGAATCAAGAAACGCATCTTTGAACCGTTTTTTGCAAACCCTAAACTTCGTGGGAAAATGGGGCTGGGTTTGGCCGCAGCTGATGGGGTTCTCAGAAGCCTTCGCGGCTATATCCATCTTCAATCTTGTGCCAAATTTGGAAGCACGTTCAAACTGTATCTGCCGTATGACGACACGACTCTTCTAAAATGA
- a CDS encoding tetratricopeptide repeat protein encodes MQSPEYILNAIDSLVQSGQTEAACWFLDRFMFEFPGNGRAHYMRATIAFEDHNLEIALNHFEQAVEFEKGNAQFQKSLGDIHYVMHKDASKALQYYKKALSIEPDDEATLLTVGHLCVSLHRFDEARDNYKRIVELNAGHTEALRALAQLPSAGEKAPPKEVSVDEMYATAENEIENGQRDKAMAILLKVIKIDDGHALAHNDLAVLYYDRGQKEAAYKHYTRACELWPENAVFLKNLADFLWADRNDAKAAMAKYVQVLKLDPQDIEAILGSAQICDAIGRQDDAREFLEFALQIEPWNSDAKQLEDKLDRNNSLPDKDDLYLRAQKKAAGGDQRGAIHDLNQLLEYSPDNPLVHNDLGVLYYETGNKEMSLSCYQKAHQLAPDHPSIIKNLADFYLLEQERIEDAIKLYIKVLEKSPEDIECLMATAHVCKLMGRPDDAKDFYHRILEIEPWNQGASEAIDELEQNSHPVSGGLLIRQVMGSR; translated from the coding sequence ATGCAGTCACCCGAATACATCCTGAATGCCATAGACTCATTGGTACAGAGCGGTCAAACAGAGGCCGCATGCTGGTTTCTGGACCGATTTATGTTTGAGTTTCCTGGAAATGGCCGCGCACATTATATGAGAGCGACTATTGCGTTCGAGGACCATAATTTGGAAATAGCTCTAAATCATTTTGAGCAAGCCGTAGAGTTTGAAAAAGGTAATGCACAATTCCAAAAAAGTCTTGGTGACATCCATTACGTAATGCATAAGGATGCCTCGAAAGCATTGCAGTATTATAAAAAAGCGTTGTCAATTGAACCCGACGACGAAGCGACGCTATTGACGGTTGGGCATCTTTGCGTGTCGCTCCATCGTTTTGACGAGGCTCGGGACAATTATAAAAGAATAGTCGAATTAAACGCGGGGCATACTGAAGCGCTGAGGGCCTTGGCACAACTTCCCTCAGCGGGCGAAAAGGCGCCACCTAAAGAGGTTTCGGTCGACGAAATGTATGCCACAGCCGAAAATGAAATTGAAAATGGCCAGCGGGATAAAGCGATGGCAATTCTTCTAAAAGTGATCAAGATCGATGATGGACATGCCTTGGCGCATAATGATTTGGCCGTACTCTATTACGATCGAGGGCAAAAAGAGGCGGCCTACAAGCATTACACGAGAGCATGTGAGCTTTGGCCTGAAAATGCTGTTTTTCTAAAAAACCTGGCGGATTTCCTATGGGCTGACAGAAATGACGCCAAGGCGGCGATGGCCAAATATGTGCAGGTTCTGAAATTGGATCCGCAAGATATAGAGGCTATTCTCGGCAGTGCGCAAATATGCGATGCCATTGGCAGGCAGGATGATGCCAGAGAATTTCTCGAATTCGCTCTACAAATCGAACCATGGAACAGTGATGCAAAGCAATTGGAAGATAAACTAGATCGAAATAATTCCTTGCCAGATAAGGACGACCTGTATTTAAGGGCTCAGAAAAAGGCCGCGGGGGGAGATCAACGTGGAGCCATCCATGATTTGAATCAATTGCTGGAATATTCGCCCGACAACCCATTGGTCCACAACGATCTGGGCGTTCTTTATTATGAAACCGGCAACAAAGAAATGTCACTCTCCTGTTATCAAAAAGCTCATCAACTCGCTCCAGATCATCCCAGCATTATCAAAAATCTTGCTGATTTCTATCTGCTGGAGCAAGAACGCATTGAGGATGCCATAAAGCTTTATATAAAAGTTTTGGAGAAGTCGCCTGAGGATATTGAATGCCTGATGGCGACCGCACATGTTTGTAAGCTGATGGGGAGGCCAGATGATGCCAAGGACTTTTATCATCGAATCCTTGAAATTGAACCCTGGAACCAAGGCGCGAGTGAGGCGATAGACGAGTTAGAACAAAACTCACATCCGGTTAGCGGCGGTTTGCTGATCAGGCAAGTTATGGGATCAAGGTAA